The genomic DNA GCTTCGCCGAGGTGATGGGGGAACCGCCCATCTCCTACCTCGCCGGCTGGCGCCTGTGCCTGGCGGCGGACCTCCTGCAGGACGGCGACGACACCCTCGGAGCCATCGCGAGGCAGGTCGGCTACGCGAACGCCTACGCCTTCAGCGCGGCCTTCACCCGGGAGTACGACGTGCGGCCGAGCCGATATCGATCGCGCTCGCGCGGGGGCACCGCGTAGCCTCGACGCCGACGAGGAGGGATGTTCGATGAGGGTCCTGATCTGCGGTGCAGGCGTCGCGGGACTGGCTCTGGCCCGCTGGCTCGCGCGGGACGGCCAGGAGGTCGTCCTGGTCGAGCGGGCTCCCGCGCGACCCGGCGCGGGCTACATGCTCGACTGCCGAGGGCGCGGCCTCGACGCCGTGGAGCACATGGGGCTGCTGGCGGAGCTGCGGGAGCACGCCGTCGACCTTGCCGAACTGGTCTACCACGATCAGGACGGAGCGGAGCTCGGTCGCTTCGCCGACGACGGGCCCGAGGCCGAGCGGACCGTCTCGGTCCTTCGCGGCGCACTGGTCAGGATCCTCGGCGATGCCCTGCCCTCGACGGTCGACCTCCGGTACGGCAGGACCGTCGGGGCGGCGCTCGAGGACGGCGACGGCCTCGACGTGACCGTGGACGACGGGATCGTCGAGCGCGTGGACCTGCTGGTGGGCGCCGACGGCCTGCATTCGCGGATCCGTGCCCTGGCCTTCGGTCCCGAGGAGCAGTTCCGCCGGGATCTCGGATTCCATACCGCCGCCTACGTGATGCGGGAGGCGGGCACGACCCGGTCCCTGGGACATGCCCTGCACATGATCGAGGGGTCGGGGTTGCAGGTCGGCGCCTATCCGCTGGACACGGATCGGCTGGCCACCCTGTTCGTCCACCGCGTCCGTCCGCAGGAGCCGCTCCCGCAGGATCCTCGGGCCGAACTGCGTCGCCGCTACGAGGCGACGGGGTGGATCGTCCCGCGCTTGCTGGAGCACTGTCCCGGTCCGGGCGAGCTGTACTTCGATCGCGTCTCCCAGATCGAGATGCCGACCTGGAGTCGGGGCCGCACCGTGCTCCTCGGGGACGCCTGTCAGGCGATGTCCCTGCTGACCGGGCAGGGCGCCGGGATGGCACTGGCCGGTGCCGAGGCCCTCGCGCAGCAGCTGCGTTCCGAGGGTGACATCCCTGCGGCGCTGGCCCGCTACGAGTACGAGCTGCGCCCGGTCGTCGAGCGGATGCAGGCCGAGGGTCGTGCCCTGGCGGAGGACTTCGTCCCCGTCTGACCCTCCCGGACGCCGGCGTCATCCCATCGACCGGGGGGGTGAGCATCTGCT from Brachybacterium sacelli includes the following:
- a CDS encoding FAD-dependent oxidoreductase; protein product: MRVLICGAGVAGLALARWLARDGQEVVLVERAPARPGAGYMLDCRGRGLDAVEHMGLLAELREHAVDLAELVYHDQDGAELGRFADDGPEAERTVSVLRGALVRILGDALPSTVDLRYGRTVGAALEDGDGLDVTVDDGIVERVDLLVGADGLHSRIRALAFGPEEQFRRDLGFHTAAYVMREAGTTRSLGHALHMIEGSGLQVGAYPLDTDRLATLFVHRVRPQEPLPQDPRAELRRRYEATGWIVPRLLEHCPGPGELYFDRVSQIEMPTWSRGRTVLLGDACQAMSLLTGQGAGMALAGAEALAQQLRSEGDIPAALARYEYELRPVVERMQAEGRALAEDFVPV